A window from Enterocloster bolteae encodes these proteins:
- the rpsS gene encoding 30S ribosomal protein S19, whose translation MARSLKKGPFADAHLLKKVDAMNAAGQKQVIKTWSRRSTIFPQMVGHTIAVHDGRKHVPVYVTEDMVGHKLGEFVATRTYRGHGKDEKKSGVRK comes from the coding sequence ATGGCTCGTTCACTGAAAAAAGGACCATTTGCAGACGCGCATCTGTTAAAGAAAGTAGACGCTATGAATGCAGCAGGACAGAAGCAGGTAATCAAAACCTGGTCCCGCCGTTCTACAATCTTCCCACAGATGGTTGGTCACACAATTGCAGTTCATGACGGCAGGAAACACGTTCCGGTATATGTAACCGAAGATATGGTAGGACATAAGCTGGGCGAATTCGTAGCAACCAGAACCTATAGAGGTCACGGTAAAGACGAGAAGAAGTCCGGCGTGAGAAAGTAA
- the rplV gene encoding 50S ribosomal protein L22, whose translation MAKGHRSQVKRERNAQKDTRPSATLSYARVSVQKACFVLDAIRGKDLQTALGIVTYNPRYASSLIKKLLESAAANAENNNGMDPAKLYVEECYANQGPTMKRVRPRAQGRAYRIEKRMSHITVVLNER comes from the coding sequence ATGGCAAAAGGACATAGATCCCAAGTCAAGAGAGAAAGAAATGCCCAGAAGGACACAAGACCAAGCGCAACACTGTCTTACGCAAGAGTGTCTGTCCAGAAGGCTTGCTTTGTATTAGATGCCATCAGAGGCAAAGATTTACAGACCGCACTTGGTATTGTAACTTACAATCCCAGATACGCTTCCAGCTTAATCAAAAAGTTACTGGAATCAGCAGCAGCAAATGCTGAGAACAATAACGGAATGGACCCGGCAAAACTTTATGTTGAAGAGTGCTACGCTAACCAGGGCCCGACCATGAAGAGAGTCAGACCGAGAGCTCAGGGACGTGCTTACAGGATCGAGAAGAGAATGAGCCACATCACTGTTGTTCTGAATGAGAGATAG
- the rpsC gene encoding 30S ribosomal protein S3 produces MGQKVNPHGLRVGVIKDWDSKWYAEADFADCLVEDYNMRKFLKKRLFSAGISKIEIERASDRVKIIIYTAKPGVVIGKGGSEIEKLKKEVQKLTDKKLFIDIKEIKRPDRDAQLVAESIAQQLENRVSFRRAMKSTMGRTMKAGVKGIKTAVAGRLGGADMARTEFYSEGTIPLQTLRADIDYGFAEADTTYGKIGVKVWIYKGEVLPTKGNKEGSDK; encoded by the coding sequence ATGGGACAGAAAGTTAATCCACACGGCTTAAGAGTCGGTGTTATTAAAGACTGGGATTCCAAGTGGTATGCAGAAGCTGATTTTGCTGACTGCCTGGTTGAAGATTACAATATGAGAAAGTTCCTCAAGAAGAGACTGTTCAGTGCCGGCATTTCCAAGATTGAAATTGAGCGTGCATCTGACAGGGTTAAGATTATCATTTATACCGCTAAGCCAGGCGTGGTTATCGGTAAGGGTGGTTCTGAAATCGAGAAGCTGAAGAAGGAAGTTCAGAAGCTGACTGATAAGAAGCTGTTCATCGACATCAAGGAAATCAAGCGTCCGGACAGGGATGCACAGCTGGTTGCAGAGTCCATCGCTCAGCAGCTGGAAAACCGTGTTTCCTTCCGTCGTGCAATGAAGTCCACCATGGGAAGAACCATGAAGGCAGGCGTTAAGGGCATCAAGACTGCTGTTGCAGGCCGCCTGGGTGGAGCTGATATGGCACGTACTGAATTCTACAGCGAAGGTACCATCCCGCTTCAGACATTAAGAGCAGATATTGACTATGGTTTCGCAGAAGCAGATACAACCTACGGCAAGATTGGCGTAAAGGTATGGATCTACAAGGGCGAAGTTCTTCCTACTAAAGGAAACAAGGAAGGGAGCGATAAATAA